A region of the Rutidosis leptorrhynchoides isolate AG116_Rl617_1_P2 unplaced genomic scaffold, CSIRO_AGI_Rlap_v1 contig57, whole genome shotgun sequence genome:
AACTCGGGTTTGCAAATCTAGTGTATTCCTAGATTCTGGTTATCACCCCTTATGCTTGTATTAGAGTCGGCGAGATCGCTGGAAAGAGGAGTCATGTTTGATTAAGGCGACAATCGAAGCAATGTCCCCCTAGTGAAGATGAAGGGTGCATGCCTTGTTGATGGCCTTTCGCCGTCTTAAGGCATCTCTACAACCATGGAGGCGGAACTACTAAGGATTCGAAACATGTTCATGGAAGGACTTGGTCTGGGGAGAAACCTGAAATAGCTGATCAAGTGGCACCGCGCCACCCCAGCCAACCGATTGAAAACCCCGTTTTAGTGGCTTGAATTTATCACGAACTGTTTCGATGAATATTTCAATATCCCCCGGAGCATAGAAAGGTGAAATTAGTGAAATATAAGTTCATGTGCGGGAGTCAAGTTTCCTATGTTTAAGATTTCTAGGATTTTTGAGATAGGGTTTATTTCAATTTAGAATTGATTTAGGATTCCATGCTTACTCGTTTCCTAGTTTGAACATTTCCATTTTTCGGGGTTCTTTTAGTTATAAATATTGCTTTATCTCTCATGCAAATCAATATTTTTTATCAAAAATTTTCAGAATGAATTAAGAAAGTTTTCTCAATGAATTATGCCTTGAGTGCGTGTATTAATTTCGTTCGTGTTTATTGATCGCATGTACCAAATAAACTAAGTTTCAGATTGATGAACTAAAATTGCCCTATCATAAAATAAGCGAGCTTCATTAAAGAGAAATCAAATTGAAAAGTGAGCGCCTTACATGTAGTAGCTGCGGCAGTGAGTGTCAAGATGTCACCTGCACTGGTGCTGCTCGTGGCTGATCTTATCACATTGCTAAGCTGCTCCCTCTTCGCTCCCATCGCCTCCGCCACCTGCGCGCACTGTGCCGCCACGAGGGCTGCTGCAGATGCCACCGCTGCTTCCTTCTCTGAGCCCAGGGATAAAGGCTCACCGCTCTTTGAGCTCTCAGCAGCGATGGCAGCTAGGGCAGCCGCCACACCTGCCACCGATATCGCTGCATGAACTTCGGTTCTTTGCAATCTCTCTTCTTCCTTCCTCTTTAGCTTCATCTCTTTCAACCACTTCTTAATTGAGATGATCTTGAACGACATCATCTTCCACGGAGCCTGTGCGAAGGGAGCATGAAATCCAATCCAGTAGGAAAAGTCATATAATTACGAAAACAATAACGATAGTTACACTAAGATCGGTTTTCGTGAAAATTAATGTTAAAGTGACAAGGCAAACAGTTGTATAACGTCTGAATATAACGACCCCCTTGTCTAAATAATCTACGTTCACTTGCATGCTGTCGCATCTTAATCAGCCATAACAATTTTGCGACCGGCTTCTAGTTTACAATCTTAGCATTAATCATCTGAAGAATCAATCATGAAGCTTCACGTTGCTACATATCTGAAATATTTCACTTACCCATTTTTTCCTGAAACAGCTGTTATAGTTTAGTTCTGGGTGCATAGCCTGTTGCATCCATATCCACGACTGGGGAAAAAATATGAAACAATATCTTATCATTGGTACAATTATTCAGTTATTTATGTCCGAGTATCAATACATGATTTGAGTTCACTGCGTTATATCTACCTTGACGTCATTTGATTTCCATGGAGGTAAAGACTTGAAAGCTGCATCATCCATGGTCACGCTATTGTCCATCCTCTGCGAATTCTACATCTCAACATCATACTTTCCTCTCACCAAAATAAAACTCGCGCGTGATAACGCGATTTTTCAGCAAGTTAAGTCGCTCAACTTTAACTTACCAGGAAATTGTCAGGAGAGCTCATCTCTTTCTCTAGTTTCTCAATCGGGGGATCGAGCAGGACAATCGACTGGTTATGAGGATCGTGCGACGGAGGCTGAAAGGCTTGGACCGCGAAATCGCACCATGCGCGGGAGAGAAAGTCCATGGTCTCGGGGTGAGCTTGAGTTGGTGCGGAGCTGAAGTTGGACTCCATCTGAATGCGATTGCTTGTCAAGAATAAGAATGAAGAGATTAGGAGATGAGGAGAGATATGGGCAAGCTCTAAACATGGGGGCGTATGCTTAAATAGATAGTTCTTAAATCcgtattaaattaataattgtgCTGAACTTTGTATTGTGGGGCACGACTCTGACATCACACTGTGGCCCGTTTAGAGCGTCGTGGTGGTGTGTGTCATCATAACCCCCTAGGCCTTGATCATAGAAGATCTCGATTGATTTCATGACTAACATAATgaatttaaaa
Encoded here:
- the LOC139884554 gene encoding uncharacterized protein, which gives rise to MESNFSSAPTQAHPETMDFLSRAWCDFAVQAFQPPSHDPHNQSIVLLDPPIEKLEKEMSSPDNFLNSQRMDNSVTMDDAAFKSLPPWKSNDVKSWIWMQQAMHPELNYNSCFRKKWAPWKMMSFKIISIKKWLKEMKLKRKEEERLQRTEVHAAISVAGVAAALAAIAAESSKSGEPLSLGSEKEAAVASAAALVAAQCAQVAEAMGAKREQLSNVIRSATSSTSAGDILTLTAAATTSLRGAATLKARTGCRNRLKGTSPVLPIDQDQNDFDFDFDKGRSVLAKGAELSIETPDGRYVARTVSLFLNNEAKVILQLRKLNLLKSKQESIVLDLHAELYKDGEAGETETCYLIVLTTSRGTIKLDMVDDYRRYKLWTTTINHLLILSASFSNYELQFYRK